A region from the Oceanidesulfovibrio marinus genome encodes:
- a CDS encoding NupC/NupG family nucleoside CNT transporter has translation MQAALGILAFMFLAWLVSENRRVIDFRVIAAGLGLQFLLAALLLKITMFRDLLLQLNSVVLMIEKATRAGTTFVFGYLGGGVLPFDVTGPPGSAYALAFRGLPIILFMSALSALLFHWRILPAIVRGFSFVLRRSLGLGGALGVGVAANIFIGMIEAPLMVRPYVQAMTHSELFALMVSGMATIAGTMIVLYASILGPIIPGSLGHLIVASIISAPASVLMARLMVPETRDATQGDIELPKAAGSMDAIARGALDGLQLLLHVVALLIVLIALVSLVNQLLDWLPAVGDAPLTLQRITGWLLAPVAWLMGLPWKECHTAGSLLGTKVILNEFVAYMNMAGLDPAALSERSRIIMTYAMCGFANLGSLGIMIGGMGSLAPERRSEIVALGFRSIYAGMLATAMTGAIVGILL, from the coding sequence GTGCAAGCCGCCCTCGGCATCCTCGCATTCATGTTTCTCGCCTGGCTGGTCAGCGAAAACCGCCGCGTCATAGACTTCCGGGTCATCGCCGCAGGCCTGGGCCTGCAGTTCCTCCTGGCCGCCCTGCTGCTCAAGATCACCATGTTCCGCGATCTCCTGCTGCAGCTCAACAGTGTGGTGCTGATGATCGAGAAAGCCACCAGGGCCGGCACGACCTTTGTCTTCGGCTACCTGGGCGGCGGCGTCCTGCCTTTCGACGTCACCGGCCCTCCCGGCTCGGCCTACGCCCTGGCCTTCCGCGGCCTGCCCATCATCCTGTTCATGAGCGCCCTGTCCGCGCTGCTCTTCCACTGGCGCATCCTGCCGGCAATCGTGCGCGGCTTCTCCTTTGTCCTGCGCCGGAGTCTGGGCCTGGGCGGAGCGCTGGGCGTGGGCGTGGCGGCCAACATCTTCATCGGCATGATCGAAGCTCCGCTCATGGTGCGGCCCTATGTGCAGGCCATGACCCACAGCGAACTCTTCGCCCTGATGGTCTCGGGCATGGCCACCATCGCCGGCACCATGATCGTGCTCTACGCCTCCATCCTCGGCCCGATCATTCCCGGCTCCCTGGGCCATCTCATCGTGGCCTCCATCATCAGCGCGCCGGCCTCCGTGCTCATGGCGCGGCTCATGGTTCCGGAAACAAGGGACGCCACCCAGGGCGACATCGAGCTGCCCAAGGCGGCCGGCTCCATGGACGCCATCGCCCGCGGCGCCCTGGACGGATTGCAGCTTCTTCTGCATGTCGTCGCCCTGCTCATCGTGCTCATAGCCCTGGTGAGCCTGGTGAACCAGCTCCTGGACTGGCTGCCCGCCGTGGGGGATGCGCCCCTCACCCTGCAGCGCATCACCGGCTGGCTGCTGGCTCCGGTGGCCTGGCTCATGGGCCTGCCATGGAAAGAGTGCCACACAGCCGGCAGCCTGCTGGGCACCAAGGTCATCCTCAACGAGTTCGTGGCCTACATGAACATGGCCGGCCTCGATCCCGCAGCCCTGAGCGAGCGCAGCCGCATCATCATGACCTACGCCATGTGCGGCTTCGCCAACCTGGGCAGCCTCGGCATCATGATCGGCGGCATGGGCTCCCTCGCGCCGGAGCGCCGCAGCGAGATCGTGGCCCTGGGCTTCCGCTCCATCTACGCCGGCATGCTGGCCACGGCCATGACTGGTGCTATTGTCGGCATTCTCCTGTAA
- a CDS encoding ABC transporter substrate-binding protein has product MTRPRNRYLPCILTAAVVLGALWTTSHAWAQTAGTPPVQSFTGELVLGMSAAFTGTSRGLGIELYRGSHAYFQYINDHGGVNGRRIVLRTLDDGYNPDPAVENTIRFLDDDSVIALYSYVGTPTVARVLPLLVLKRRQPRSLFFPFTGGQPLREEPYDTYVFNLRASYLEETDGLVSKFLDIGRSRIAVFYQADAYGRSGWDGVRRALRERGLDIAGEASYHRGATFDESMAAQAVIIKDAKPDAIISVGSYEACAAFIRDARAAGLDVPIANLSFVGSENMLELVMQAGGELTRDLINSQVVPCYEDLSLPAVREYRELMDEYAPSAPKGFDVLGYESPRYSFVSFEGFLNAKVMVHILQRLGPDSHSGSIRRAAETLNRLDIGIDELVRFSRDDHQGLKDVYYTTVADGKFVPLKDWSQWRQ; this is encoded by the coding sequence ATGACACGACCTCGCAATCGATACCTGCCCTGCATTCTTACAGCCGCCGTCGTTCTGGGAGCCTTGTGGACAACCAGCCACGCATGGGCGCAGACAGCCGGTACGCCTCCCGTGCAGTCGTTCACGGGGGAGCTGGTGCTCGGCATGTCGGCCGCTTTCACCGGGACGAGCCGGGGGCTGGGGATCGAGCTGTATCGCGGCTCCCATGCCTATTTTCAGTACATCAACGACCATGGCGGCGTGAACGGCCGGCGCATTGTGCTGCGCACCCTGGACGACGGCTACAACCCCGACCCGGCCGTGGAGAACACCATCCGCTTTCTGGACGACGACTCGGTCATCGCGCTCTACAGCTACGTGGGCACGCCCACGGTGGCGCGGGTGCTGCCGTTGCTGGTGTTGAAGCGCCGCCAGCCACGCTCCCTCTTTTTCCCCTTCACCGGCGGGCAGCCGCTGCGGGAGGAACCGTACGATACGTACGTGTTCAACCTGCGCGCCTCATATCTCGAAGAAACCGACGGCCTCGTGTCCAAGTTCCTGGACATCGGCCGGTCCCGCATCGCCGTGTTCTACCAGGCGGACGCCTACGGCCGCAGCGGTTGGGACGGCGTGCGCCGGGCACTGCGTGAACGCGGCCTGGATATCGCGGGCGAAGCCAGTTACCACCGCGGCGCCACCTTTGACGAGTCCATGGCCGCGCAGGCCGTAATCATCAAGGACGCCAAGCCCGACGCCATTATCTCCGTGGGATCGTACGAGGCATGCGCCGCCTTTATCCGGGATGCGCGTGCCGCCGGCCTGGACGTGCCCATCGCCAACCTTTCCTTTGTGGGCAGCGAGAACATGCTTGAGCTGGTGATGCAGGCTGGCGGCGAGCTCACACGCGACCTCATCAACAGCCAGGTGGTGCCCTGCTACGAAGATCTCAGCCTGCCGGCCGTGCGCGAGTACCGCGAGCTGATGGACGAGTACGCGCCCTCGGCTCCCAAGGGCTTCGATGTCCTGGGATACGAGTCGCCCCGGTACAGCTTCGTGAGCTTCGAGGGCTTCCTCAACGCCAAGGTCATGGTGCACATCCTCCAGCGCCTGGGGCCGGACTCCCACTCCGGAAGCATCCGCCGCGCCGCCGAGACGCTGAACCGCCTGGACATCGGCATCGACGAGCTCGTGCGTTTTTCCAGGGACGACCACCAGGGGCTGAAAGACGTGTATTACACCACGGTGGCGGACGGGAAGTTCGTGCCGCTGAAGGACTGGAGCCAATGGCGACAATAA
- the nagZ gene encoding beta-N-acetylhexosaminidase encodes MATISRMTAALLAAACVMFCAAGAFAADRAKAGAGAAVQTDEPTLEAMLGQMVMVGFRGLMADPESAIGQDIRAGRVGGVILFDYDVALKSRTRNIDNPAQVLALTRGLQAMTPDTLLVAVDQEGGRVMRLKPRYGFPDSPSAELLGEAGDPEATRGVASAMGQTLATAGFNLDFAPVVDVNVNPANPVIGGLGRSFSGDPEVVAQQAGAFVQGLHEHGVLSCLKHFPGHGSSTGDTHVGLTDVTRTWTEAELIPYRRLIAAGLADMIMTAHIVNRKLDARLPASLSEKVITGLLRGELGFDGVVVSDDLQMGAIAKEYSPEKAAALAIHAGADIVLFGNNLNYDPGVARRVVAHLVKEVRAGRIDAQRIRRSYKRIRRLKDSIAR; translated from the coding sequence ATGGCGACAATAAGCAGGATGACCGCGGCATTGCTGGCAGCGGCATGCGTGATGTTCTGCGCCGCCGGCGCGTTTGCCGCGGATCGGGCAAAAGCCGGAGCGGGCGCGGCAGTACAGACGGACGAGCCCACTCTGGAGGCCATGCTCGGCCAGATGGTCATGGTGGGATTCCGCGGCCTGATGGCCGATCCCGAGAGCGCCATAGGCCAGGACATCCGGGCCGGACGCGTGGGCGGAGTCATTCTTTTTGACTACGACGTGGCCCTGAAAAGCCGGACGCGGAACATTGACAACCCGGCCCAGGTCCTTGCCCTCACACGGGGGCTCCAGGCCATGACGCCGGATACCCTGCTGGTGGCCGTGGACCAGGAGGGCGGCAGGGTGATGCGGCTCAAGCCGCGGTACGGCTTCCCGGACTCTCCTTCCGCAGAGCTTCTGGGCGAGGCCGGCGATCCGGAGGCAACGCGCGGCGTGGCCAGCGCCATGGGCCAGACCCTGGCCACCGCAGGCTTCAACCTGGATTTCGCACCGGTGGTGGACGTGAACGTGAACCCGGCGAACCCGGTCATCGGCGGTCTGGGGCGGTCCTTTTCCGGCGATCCCGAGGTGGTCGCGCAGCAGGCCGGGGCGTTTGTCCAGGGGCTGCACGAGCACGGCGTCCTCTCCTGCCTCAAGCACTTTCCCGGCCACGGCAGCTCCACCGGGGACACCCACGTGGGGCTGACGGACGTGACGCGCACCTGGACCGAGGCCGAGCTCATACCGTACAGGCGGCTCATCGCGGCCGGGCTGGCGGACATGATCATGACCGCGCACATCGTTAATCGGAAGCTGGACGCCAGGCTGCCGGCATCGCTGTCGGAAAAGGTCATTACGGGCCTGTTGCGCGGCGAGCTCGGCTTTGACGGCGTGGTGGTCTCGGACGATTTGCAGATGGGGGCCATAGCCAAGGAGTACTCTCCGGAAAAGGCGGCCGCGTTGGCCATACACGCCGGGGCGGATATCGTGCTCTTCGGCAACAACCTCAATTATGATCCGGGCGTGGCCCGGCGTGTGGTTGCGCATCTGGTCAAGGAGGTCCGCGCCGGCCGCATCGATGCGCAGCGCATCCGCCGGTCGTACAAGCGCATCCGTAGGCTGAAGGACTCCATCGCCCGCTGA
- a CDS encoding PilZ domain-containing protein — protein sequence MEAQSGRSIFILDSDPHRGARIARLFQDGGVAAVHETSPSAAFKAMAAHPPAMLVARLGLVSGNDFAFLRALRNNGALAGLPVLVAANDEAKSTAALQAGATQFIAESDPIAVYETACKALPGEVCAGTPPTPRPDTLHELYARGCRRLKQERYAEAVSDFKQIIKVKPNAPELLVSLAVALRHLGKAQAAVQYLQRASVLFALAGKDAKAKDIHDQLAQNDPTTDNPFLLLAGQWLEEGRPIQAMKLYERAAGLWPRNIDLKRSLLAVYEELTETDLKYASLAEVLTLEINELLGGPSASETEEWLPDEEEALGEGAMQFVDETDVRKGVEERRRAPRVPLVSHSLRYSKTRDALPAVDISLTGIGFKPLDEKFEEGQLIHFDLASMGEVEIKKLAAKVMRVTPHIVGAQFEELSPKQRARLEKLCEG from the coding sequence ATGGAGGCACAGTCCGGTCGCAGCATCTTCATTCTTGATTCCGATCCCCACCGGGGAGCGAGGATTGCCCGTCTGTTTCAGGATGGCGGCGTCGCCGCCGTGCATGAGACGTCGCCGTCTGCGGCTTTCAAGGCCATGGCCGCACATCCGCCGGCGATGCTCGTGGCCCGGCTCGGCCTGGTGTCGGGCAATGATTTCGCATTCCTGCGCGCGCTCCGGAACAACGGAGCCCTTGCCGGGCTGCCGGTTCTCGTGGCGGCAAACGACGAGGCCAAATCCACGGCGGCGTTGCAGGCGGGAGCCACGCAGTTCATTGCCGAGTCCGACCCCATTGCCGTGTACGAGACGGCGTGCAAGGCGCTGCCGGGCGAGGTCTGCGCCGGAACGCCCCCGACGCCCAGGCCGGACACGCTGCATGAGCTGTATGCCCGCGGCTGCCGGCGGCTCAAGCAGGAGCGTTACGCCGAGGCGGTTTCGGACTTCAAGCAGATCATCAAGGTCAAGCCCAACGCGCCGGAGCTGCTGGTCAGCCTTGCCGTGGCATTGCGCCATCTGGGCAAGGCGCAGGCGGCCGTGCAGTATCTGCAGCGTGCTTCGGTGCTGTTCGCCCTTGCCGGTAAGGACGCCAAGGCCAAGGACATCCACGACCAGCTCGCGCAGAACGATCCCACCACGGACAATCCGTTCCTCCTGCTGGCCGGACAGTGGCTGGAGGAGGGCCGGCCCATCCAGGCCATGAAGCTCTACGAGCGGGCCGCCGGCCTGTGGCCCAGGAATATAGATCTCAAACGCTCCTTGCTGGCGGTGTACGAGGAGCTGACCGAGACCGACCTCAAGTACGCCTCCCTGGCAGAGGTGCTCACGCTGGAGATCAACGAGCTTCTGGGCGGACCTTCGGCCAGCGAGACAGAGGAGTGGCTCCCGGACGAGGAGGAGGCCCTGGGTGAGGGGGCCATGCAGTTTGTCGATGAGACGGACGTGCGGAAAGGTGTGGAGGAGCGCCGCCGTGCGCCGCGGGTGCCGCTTGTGTCGCACAGCCTGCGTTACAGCAAGACCAGGGACGCGCTGCCCGCCGTGGACATCAGCCTGACGGGCATCGGCTTCAAGCCGTTGGACGAGAAATTTGAAGAAGGGCAGCTCATCCACTTCGATCTCGCCTCCATGGGCGAGGTCGAGATCAAGAAGCTGGCGGCAAAGGTCATGCGGGTGACGCCGCACATTGTGGGCGCACAGTTCGAGGAGCTGAGCCCGAAGCAGCGCGCCCGTCTGGAAAAGCTCTGCGAAGGATAA
- a CDS encoding helix-turn-helix domain-containing protein has product MGNNAPTIATPRRPYLFHLPSEVFPLIYDVYPKSVFITHPRGVALENDLRLIGGRIRQVRKQQGLRLSDLSNSAQCSESMLSKIENGKVTPSLATLRNIAKALDTRISTLISEESDSCMVVHAGDREMVCIKHDPDIEAARIIPSGSRRTLDAYVLKIPAGSTFNNGFPRDGEMLGYVVDGDIALGTSGEEHALSVGDAFHAHPKMQYVCRNDGNSMATLLLVSIMPGL; this is encoded by the coding sequence ATGGGCAATAATGCACCAACAATCGCAACCCCGCGCCGGCCATACCTATTTCACTTGCCTTCGGAAGTTTTCCCGCTTATATATGACGTATATCCAAAATCAGTCTTCATTACCCATCCGAGAGGTGTCGCGTTGGAAAACGATCTACGTCTCATCGGTGGCAGGATTCGTCAGGTCCGCAAGCAACAGGGACTCCGTTTGAGCGACCTGTCCAATTCTGCGCAATGTTCCGAGAGCATGCTCTCGAAGATCGAGAACGGCAAAGTCACGCCTTCGCTGGCGACTCTCCGTAATATCGCCAAAGCCCTGGACACCAGGATCTCCACCTTGATCTCCGAGGAGTCGGACAGCTGCATGGTGGTCCATGCGGGCGATCGCGAGATGGTCTGCATCAAGCACGACCCAGACATCGAAGCGGCCCGGATCATTCCGTCCGGATCGCGCAGGACGCTGGACGCCTACGTGCTCAAGATTCCCGCAGGCTCCACGTTCAACAATGGCTTCCCGCGCGACGGCGAGATGCTGGGCTACGTGGTGGATGGCGACATCGCCCTGGGCACCAGCGGCGAGGAGCACGCCCTGTCCGTCGGGGACGCCTTCCATGCACACCCCAAGATGCAGTACGTCTGCCGCAATGATGGAAACAGCATGGCCACGCTGCTCCTGGTGAGTATCATGCCGGGGTTATAG
- a CDS encoding STAS domain-containing protein encodes MQIETTQKNGVIVVRMKARELAYSVCEEFQLAMEELLASGHSTLLIDFSTIEFMDSSGIGTLISLRNKAHEKGGEVALARIAASVQKVLRITQLDKIFPVYDELEHGVRELAAR; translated from the coding sequence GTGCAGATAGAGACGACTCAGAAAAACGGCGTCATCGTCGTCCGGATGAAAGCGCGGGAGCTGGCCTACTCCGTATGCGAGGAGTTCCAGCTCGCCATGGAGGAGCTGCTCGCCTCCGGCCATTCCACACTGCTCATCGATTTCAGCACGATCGAGTTCATGGACTCCTCCGGCATCGGCACGCTTATCTCCCTGCGCAACAAGGCCCACGAAAAAGGCGGCGAGGTGGCTCTCGCCCGCATCGCGGCCTCGGTCCAGAAGGTGCTGCGCATCACCCAGCTCGACAAGATATTCCCTGTCTACGACGAGCTGGAGCACGGCGTCCGGGAGCTTGCCGCGCGCTGA
- a CDS encoding FtsX-like permease family protein, translating into MTFELFVALRYLLTRRKQAFISIISLISVAGVALGVATLIVVFGIMNGLNADLKMRILGVSPHIMVLSMRQTINDYEDVVKRLKAMDGVTAAVPFIYSEVMISGLDGVKGAVLRGVRPESLAQVLSLDKGAEGAGAEETRDAFAKLKGNGLPGIMVGWELAKTLGAKPGQRLYLLGQWSGGTGVDTGSFRPSVRIFELEGTFRTGLYDYDSSVAYIDLEQAARLLGYPPDRVTGIEVRVSDVYNADRMARRINDMLGPSFYTRDWMDMNMNLFGTLKLEKAGMLLVLLLIVLLAAFSIITTLVLLVMEKSRDIAVLMALGARRNSIGRIFMYQGALIGFIGTTVGLAAGVTLALLLKRYQFVHLPEGVYTSDTIPVLLGWVDMTVVAVAPLVFCFMATLYPARKAAGMDPSEMLRGR; encoded by the coding sequence ATGACTTTCGAGCTCTTCGTCGCCCTGCGCTACCTCCTTACCCGGCGCAAACAGGCATTCATCTCCATCATCTCGCTCATTTCCGTGGCCGGCGTGGCCCTGGGCGTGGCCACACTCATCGTGGTCTTCGGCATCATGAACGGCCTGAACGCCGACCTCAAGATGCGCATCCTGGGCGTCAGCCCGCACATCATGGTGCTCTCCATGCGCCAGACCATCAACGACTACGAGGATGTGGTGAAACGGCTGAAGGCCATGGACGGCGTGACCGCGGCCGTGCCGTTCATCTACTCGGAGGTGATGATCTCCGGCCTGGACGGCGTGAAGGGCGCCGTGCTCCGCGGCGTGCGGCCGGAAAGCCTGGCCCAGGTGCTCTCCCTGGACAAGGGAGCGGAGGGCGCCGGAGCCGAGGAAACGCGCGACGCCTTTGCCAAGCTCAAGGGCAACGGCCTGCCGGGCATCATGGTGGGTTGGGAGCTGGCCAAGACGCTGGGGGCCAAGCCGGGACAGCGGCTCTACCTGCTGGGTCAGTGGAGCGGCGGCACCGGCGTGGATACCGGCAGCTTCCGGCCGTCGGTGCGCATCTTCGAGCTGGAAGGCACCTTCCGCACAGGACTTTACGACTACGACTCCTCGGTGGCCTACATCGATCTGGAGCAGGCGGCGCGGCTTCTGGGCTATCCGCCGGACCGTGTCACCGGCATCGAGGTGCGCGTGAGCGATGTGTATAACGCGGACCGGATGGCCAGGCGCATCAATGATATGCTCGGGCCGTCCTTTTACACGCGCGACTGGATGGACATGAACATGAACCTTTTCGGCACGTTGAAGCTGGAAAAGGCGGGCATGCTCCTGGTGCTTCTGCTCATCGTGCTGCTCGCCGCGTTCTCCATCATCACCACGCTTGTGCTGCTGGTCATGGAAAAGAGCCGGGACATCGCCGTGCTCATGGCGCTGGGCGCGCGGCGCAACTCCATCGGCCGGATTTTCATGTATCAGGGCGCGCTCATAGGCTTCATCGGAACAACCGTGGGCCTGGCCGCGGGCGTCACTCTGGCGCTTTTGCTCAAACGTTACCAGTTCGTCCACCTGCCAGAGGGCGTGTACACGTCGGACACCATTCCCGTGCTGCTGGGCTGGGTGGACATGACCGTTGTGGCCGTGGCGCCCCTCGTGTTCTGCTTCATGGCCACGCTCTATCCGGCGCGCAAGGCGGCGGGCATGGACCCCAGCGAAATGCTGCGCGGAAGATGA
- a CDS encoding class I SAM-dependent methyltransferase, producing MERYFDVLRLAHDAVGRVLRDLAEARGDGLCAVDATVGNGHDTLFLAQAVGPRGRVYGFDVQERAIKATQNCCGEAGVGDRVTLLHAGHERMAELLPDDVTAAAVMFNLGYLPGADKSVVTQPATTTVALDAALSLLAPGGVISIMAYTAHPGGSEETEAVRHWCAGLNHPLFKAMEYGMANCPEAKRLFLVGRFHG from the coding sequence ATGGAACGATACTTCGACGTACTCCGGCTGGCGCACGACGCCGTGGGCCGGGTGCTGCGCGATCTGGCCGAAGCTCGCGGAGATGGTCTCTGCGCCGTGGACGCCACCGTGGGCAACGGCCACGACACGCTCTTCCTGGCGCAGGCCGTGGGCCCCCGCGGCCGGGTGTACGGATTCGACGTGCAGGAGCGCGCCATAAAGGCCACGCAGAATTGCTGCGGCGAAGCAGGCGTAGGAGATCGGGTGACGTTGCTGCACGCCGGGCACGAGCGTATGGCCGAGCTGTTGCCGGACGATGTGACGGCGGCCGCGGTGATGTTCAACCTGGGCTACCTGCCAGGCGCGGACAAAAGCGTGGTCACGCAGCCGGCAACCACCACCGTAGCGCTAGACGCAGCCCTGTCCCTGCTGGCTCCGGGCGGCGTCATCAGCATTATGGCCTACACGGCCCATCCCGGCGGGAGCGAGGAAACCGAGGCCGTACGCCATTGGTGCGCCGGGCTGAACCACCCGTTGTTCAAGGCCATGGAGTACGGCATGGCCAACTGCCCGGAGGCAAAGCGCCTCTTCCTGGTGGGCCGTTTTCACGGCTGA
- a CDS encoding DNA adenine methylase, which translates to MTTPEHPVPGRPVLNYHGGKWRLASWVIQHFPNHSRYVEPFGGAGSVLLRKARSAFELINDLDDEVVNLFAVLRDPVTARELERVLRLTPFARAEFLAAYEPTDDVVERARRLIIRSLMGFGPASCNPAFRTSFRASSRTRRLGYAGEWISYPDNILLYTDRLQGVVVDQRPAEDVIRAQDSEETLFYVDPPYPHETRHGAAPKRSYTHEMDDATHEALADSLHETRGMVVLSSYPSDLYERLYAGWKQVTRAAWADGARRRTEVLWLSPNAWKALQRMEAA; encoded by the coding sequence ATGACTACTCCCGAACACCCGGTTCCCGGCCGCCCCGTGCTCAACTACCACGGCGGCAAGTGGCGTCTCGCGTCCTGGGTCATCCAGCATTTCCCCAACCACTCCCGCTACGTGGAGCCGTTCGGCGGGGCAGGCTCCGTGCTGTTGCGCAAGGCGCGGTCCGCCTTCGAGCTGATCAACGACCTGGATGATGAGGTGGTCAATCTTTTCGCCGTGCTGCGAGATCCCGTGACAGCGCGGGAACTGGAGCGCGTCCTGCGGCTCACACCCTTTGCCCGCGCGGAGTTTCTGGCCGCCTACGAGCCTACGGACGATGTTGTGGAACGCGCACGCCGATTGATCATTCGTTCACTCATGGGCTTCGGTCCTGCATCCTGCAACCCGGCTTTCCGCACCAGCTTCCGCGCTTCCTCGCGCACGCGGCGTCTCGGCTACGCCGGGGAGTGGATATCCTACCCGGACAACATTCTGCTCTACACCGACCGGCTGCAGGGCGTGGTTGTGGATCAGCGGCCGGCAGAGGATGTGATACGCGCCCAGGACTCCGAGGAGACGCTCTTCTACGTGGACCCGCCCTACCCGCATGAGACGCGGCACGGCGCAGCGCCGAAGCGCTCCTACACGCATGAGATGGACGACGCCACGCACGAGGCCCTGGCCGACTCCCTGCACGAGACGCGCGGCATGGTGGTGCTCTCCTCCTATCCATCGGACCTGTACGAACGGCTCTACGCCGGCTGGAAGCAGGTGACCCGCGCTGCATGGGCCGACGGCGCCCGCCGCCGCACCGAGGTGCTCTGGCTCTCGCCCAACGCGTGGAAAGCACTGCAGCGCATGGAGGCGGCGTAG
- a CDS encoding carboxypeptidase-like regulatory domain-containing protein, producing MADPTRDTLIEFLDPQNAQGALLALEPEEDAPTGVFRVYASSPEYTVRTSRRPARKTAAQAVLRVRELLVFKNERMQRLSYPLGGQLRHRWLGSSGPAVIFPGRGGARVWLESPTVGVLEVQYVTCFDRWQVEAPCPVAIVATLGDAQDSLLLDPGLPLSGIWDEIISGDWSHEDWADKDQTTDLTVRVVNYCSGSGVSGADVWLDGAHRRTNSEGEATFEAVRPGSHSVRAAKPGYMATDEDTLDNERFTI from the coding sequence ATGGCTGATCCAACCCGCGACACACTTATCGAGTTCCTGGACCCGCAGAATGCGCAGGGGGCCTTGCTCGCACTGGAACCGGAGGAGGACGCGCCGACTGGCGTGTTCCGGGTGTACGCCTCGTCCCCGGAGTACACGGTGCGCACCAGCCGCCGTCCTGCCAGAAAAACAGCCGCACAGGCCGTGCTTCGCGTCCGCGAGCTGCTCGTGTTCAAGAATGAACGCATGCAACGCCTTTCCTACCCTCTGGGCGGACAGCTCCGCCACCGCTGGCTGGGCTCCAGTGGTCCGGCCGTGATCTTCCCCGGTCGCGGCGGCGCTCGCGTCTGGCTGGAGAGCCCGACAGTGGGCGTGCTGGAGGTGCAGTACGTGACCTGCTTTGACCGCTGGCAGGTGGAAGCGCCGTGCCCCGTGGCCATTGTCGCCACGCTGGGCGACGCGCAGGACTCCCTGCTGCTGGACCCGGGCCTGCCCCTGTCCGGCATCTGGGACGAGATCATCTCCGGCGACTGGTCCCACGAGGACTGGGCGGACAAGGACCAGACCACGGACCTGACTGTGCGCGTGGTGAACTACTGCAGCGGCTCCGGCGTGTCCGGGGCGGATGTCTGGCTGGACGGGGCACACCGCCGCACCAATTCCGAGGGCGAGGCCACCTTCGAGGCCGTCCGTCCCGGCAGCCACTCCGTACGCGCCGCCAAACCCGGCTACATGGCGACTGACGAAGACACCCTCGACAACGAGCGATTCACCATATGA